The segment ACTTGAAATTACACGCGGCCTACTCAAAGTGTTCGCACAGTATCGCCATCCGTTGGGCATGATTACTAAGAACAGTTTGATTTTGCGCGACCTTGATTTGTTGAGTGATCTGGCCAAAGACAACCTCGTACATGTTTATATCTCCATCACCACGCTTGATGAAAACCTGCGAAGAATAATGGAACCCCGGACAGCCAGTGCCCTGAAAAGATTGAAAACAGTTGAGGAACTGGCAAAAGCAGGCGTGCCTGTAGGCATAATGAATGCTCCGATTGTACCGGGTTTAAACCATCATGAAATTCCGATGATCATGAAAGCGGCCGCTGATCATGGCGCGCAGGCTGCCGGGATGACAATCGTTCGTTTAAATGGAGCCATCGGGCAACTTTTTGAAGATTGGTTGCAAAAGAATTTCCCTGACAGGTTTGATAAGGTGTGGAACCAGATCAAATCCATGCATGGCGGAAATGTAAACGACTCACAATTTGGCAGGAGAATGATGGGTGAAGGAAACTTTGCGGAATCAATCCAACAGTTGTTTCGTGCATCCAAAAAGAAATACCTGGCAGGGAGACACATGCCCGCCTATGATCTTTCAAAATTTAGAAAAGGTGGAAACCTGAGTTTGTTTTGAGTTAAAGGTCTATTTCAATTTGGCCTTTCACCAAATCTTCAAACACTTCACGCTCACGAATAAGCTTTGCTTCATTGTTAATCACCAAAACTTCTGCCGGCCGCAAACGTGAGTTGTAGTTGGATGCCATTGAAAAACCATAAGCCCCGGCATTTTTAATGGCCAGAACATCGCCCTCCTGCACTTCATTTAATTTTCTTTCAGCACCAAGGGTATCGGTCTCGCATATGTATCCCACTACGGTGTAAACTTTTTGTTCTCCTGTTGGATTGGAGATGTTCAGAATATGATGATAGGCATCGTACATCATGGGCCTTAATAAATGGTTAAGCCCTGTATTAACACCAACAAATGTGGTTGAGGGAGTAGATTTTACTAAGGTTGTCTTCGCCAGCAAATGACCGGACTCACTCACAATGAATTTACCGGGCTCCAACCATAACTCAAGCTTTCGGCCGTACTCTTCACAAAACAACCGGAATGATTCGGTGAGTTTTAAACCTAAATCAAAAACGTTGGTAACCCGGTCTCCTTCTTTGTAGGCAACTTTAAACCCACTGCCAAAGTCGATGAATTTCAAATCGGGGAAATCGCGTGCAACGCTGAAGAAGATATCGGCCATTTTCAGAAACACATCGGTTTCAGTTATGTCTGAGCCGGTGTGAATGTGCAGGCCTTGAATTTGGATATTATACTGACTAACAACTTCCATAATCTGTGGAAGCTGGTACACCGATATTCCAAATTTGGAATCACTATGTCCGGTTGAAATTTTGATATTTCCGCCTGCCATAATGTGCGGGTTTAGGCGGATGGAGCAGGGATAAGAACTTCTATACTGTACACCGAATTTTTTCAGAAAAGGTATGTTATCAATGTTCACTACCAGCCCGAGTTTTACGGCTTCCTCAATTTCAGTGAAGTCGGCACAGTTTGGAGAGAACATGATTTCTGATGGGGAAAACCCGGCCTTGAGTGCAAGGTGTGCTTCCTGAATAGAAACTACATCTGCCCCCGAGCCATTCTTTTTCAACAGCCGAAGGATGGCGAGGTTGGAGAGGGCCTTAACGGCATACTTGATTTTGACATCCGCATCTGCGAATGCTGTTTTCAATGTTTTAAGTTGGTGTACAATTTTTTCGGCATCATATACATAAACCGGGGTACCAAATTGTTCGGCAATATCCAATGCCTTTATGCTTTGAATAACGTATGAACCTTCTTTAAGCTCCATTAGCTGCTCTTTAAAATTCAAATATACTTCCATAATCCGGTTCATGAGTTGGGATTGTTTATTTTTGGAAAATGAAGTTATTCTATCGCGAATACGGACAGGGCCAACCCTTGATTATCCTGCATGGGTTGATGGGATCTTCGGATAACTGGTTGCCACAGGCAAAGATGTTGGGTGAACACTATCGCGTTTGGGTTGTTGACCAACGCAATCACGGCCAATCGCCACACAGCAATGAATTTAATTACACAGTCCTCAGTAATGATATTCTTAATTTCATACAGGAACATACTATCGAAAACCCGGTAATTATAGGCCACTCCATGGGCGGCAAGGCGGCCATGAATTTTGCGCTGGCCCATCCGGATAAACTGGATAAACTTATTGTTGTTGACATCGCCCCCAAAGCCTATGATGTACGGCACGATCATATTGTTGAAGGTTTAAAAGCCGTACCGATTGATTCAATACAATCGCGTCAAGAGGCAAACGACTCGCTGGCCCAGCATATTTCAAGTGAGGCAGTAAGACAGTTTTTGTTAAAAAACCTGATGCGTAAACCCGAAGGCGGATTTGGTTGGCGTATTAATTTACCGGTGATTGATAAGAATCTTGAGGTTATTAGTGGTGGTTTGGTATACCAGGGTGTTTTTCAAAAGAAGACATTATTTATCCGCGGTGCAAAGTCGGATTATATACTGGATGAAGACCGTGCATCAATCAAGAAATTTTTCCCGGCCTCCGCTATTGTAACCATGGATGCCGGCCATTGGGTGCAGGCTGAAAGGCCAGAGGAATTTGTACAGGTTATTTTATCTTTTTTAAATGCCGGGTAAAGGAGTACTTTATTTGATACCCACCTCCATCGCAGATGAAACAACTGATCGGGTTATTCCTGATCAGGTTACTGAAACCATTAAGCCCCTCCGTTATTTCCTGGCGGAAGATATTCGCACGGCACGCAGGTATTTGAGTAGCCTGAAAATTTTCCCGGTTATTGAAGAGCTTCAGTTCAATGTACTTGATAAAAACACTCATGTAGCAACACTTCCGGGGTTACTTGCACCACTTATGCACGGCATCAATGTTGGGGTATTGTCTGAGTCAGGTTGCCCGGGAGTTGCCGATCCGGGTTCATTGGCAGTTGCCTATGCACACCAACACAATATCCGTGTTGTTCCGTTGGTAGGGCCTTCATCTATCCTGCTGGCGTTAATGGCATCAGGCCTTAATGGTCAGCGATTTGCATTTCAAGGATATTTACCGGTTGATGGAACTGAGTGCCGTAGGGCCATCAAGGCTTTTGAGTTAGAGTCGCGAACTAAAAGCCAGACACAAATTTTTATTGAAACACCTTATCGGAACAATGCAGTTTTTGCAAACCTGTTGAAATCGTTGCAGGATGAAACCCGTTTATGTGTTGCAGTTGATATAACCGGAAAGGAGGAATCGATCAAAACCTTGCCGGTCAAAACATGGAAGAAGTTGGCGAATTCATGGCCCAAGTTGCCTGCGGTGTTCTTGTTCCTGGCCTGAAAATATCTTTTTGTTTTACCCCCATTAGTCTAAATTTGCCGACTTAAACCAAGCATTAATCCTTAATTGATAACTTATGCCGTATCTATTCACCTCAGAGTCCGTGTCTGAGGGCCACCCCGACAAAGTAGCTGACCAGATTTCTGACGCACTCATTGATTACTTCTTAGCCTACGATCCTAATTCAAAAGTTGCTTGTGAGACGTTGGTAACCACAGGCCAGGTTGTGCTGGCAGGCGAAGTGAAATCCGAAGCTTACCTGGATGTTCAGGACATTGCCCGTGAAGTAATCCGTAAAATTGGATACACCAAAAGTGAGTATATGTTTGAGGCCAATTCGTGCGGTATTCTTTCGGCTATTCACGAACAGTCTCCCGATATTAACCAGGGTGTCGAGCGGAAGAAGAAAGAAGAGCAAGGCGCGGGCGATCAAGGCATGATGTTCGGCTATGCAACTAACGAAACAGACAATTACATGCCGCTTCCTTTGGAGATTGCACATTCGTTACTTCGCGAATTGGCGGCTATCCGAAGGGAAGGAAAGCAAATGACGTATTTAAGGCCTGATTCAAAATCGCAGGTAACCATAGAATATGACGACAACAATCAACCTGTCCGCATCGATGCTATTGTAGTTTCTACACAGCATGACGACTTTGACAAAGATGCACCGATGCTAAAGAAGATCAAAGAAGATGTGATCAACATACTGGTGCCACGCGTAATGAGAAAATTACCGAAACGTGTACATAAACTCTTCAACAGTGATATAAAGTACTTCATTAACCCTACCGGAAAGTTTGTGATTGGCGGGCCCCATGGCGATACAGGATTAACCGGTAGAAAAATTATTGTAGATACTTATGGAGGAAAGGGAGCTCACGGTGGCGGGGCGTTCTCCGGAAAAGACCCTTCAAAGGTAGATCGTTCGGCAGCGTACGCCACGCGTCACATCGCTAAAAACCTGGTAGCTGCTGGCGTGTGCGATGAAGTGCTGGTTCAGGTTGCTTACGCTATTGGTGTGGCAAGGCCTGTTGGGTTATATGTAAATACTTATGGCACAGCCAAGGTTAACTTAAATGATGGTGAAATTGCAAAGCGCATCGAAAAGATTTTTGATATGCGTCCTTATTTCATTGAGCAACGTTTCAAGCTTCGTTCACCTATATATGCAGAAACAGCAGCTTATGGCCACATGGGTCGCGAAACAAAGGTTGTTGAAAAAATTTTCAACAAAGGAAAGAAAAGTGAAAAGCGTGTGAAGGTTGAGTTATTCCCTTGGGAAAAACTAGATTACGTAGAGCAAGTACAGAAAGTTTTTAAGTTAAAATGAAAAAGGGGCCGATAGGCCCCTTACTTTTAGTATACATTAGGCCCGACCGCCATTGATTTTAGTTTTGAATTTTTTTAACTGATTTTTTAAGGCCTCGGTTGCCTGGTCAGTTGCGGCTTCGAATGATCGTGCCTTTTCCGCGGCAAATAGTTGATTCCCCGGCAGATTGAGCTTGATTTCCACGGTTTTATTTTCGACACCTTCATTATTCAGCCTGAGGAAGACCTCACCATCCACCATTCGGTCAAAGAATGTTTCAAGTTTGTCGACTTTCTTTTGAATAAAATCGACAAGCTTACGGTCTGCATCAAAGTGGATGGATTGCACTTTCAGTTTCATAAAAAATTAGTTTAAGGTTGAACATCAAATTCCGGTTTTCGCCGGCACAAAGCATGTAGTTATTTTTTCATAGGCAAAGGGTTAGGCTTTTGGATGGGCCTGATCGTAGGCCTTTTTTATTTTTTCCATGGAATTGTGTGTATAAACTTGTGTGGCAGCCAGGCTACTATGGCCTAATAAATCTTTTACCGCATTTATTTCTGCTCCTTTATTGAGCAAATGAGTAGCGTACGTGTGCCGGAGCACATGCGGACTTTTCTTTTCCGTTTGGGTGTTTTCATTCAGGTATCGTTTTACAATCCGGTACACCATCATCGGGTAACAAGGCTCACCTGTATCGGTTACAAAAACAAACCCATGATTTTTCAACGCCACCTCCCTATTTCGAATTTGATGATAACTTTCATAAGTAGATACGATGCTTTTCGGGAAAGGGATTACCCTTTCCTTGTTTCTTTTTCCTAAAACCTTTATTGTGGTCTTGTGAATGTCCACCTGGGATTCCTTTAGCGTAATTAATTCAGAAAGACGGATGCCTGTGGAATAGAACATTTCTAGTATAAGTTTGTCGCGCCAACCTTCCAATGTGTTTTCAAACGATACATTATCCAACAGGTTTATGATCTCCGTTTCTTTCACAAAGGAGGGTAAACGCTTTTGAGTTTTCAGTACACGAATTTTGGTCATGGGATTTTTTTTAATGACCTCTTCCCGCGTAAGGAACTTATAAAATGTTTTTAGGCTGGCTATTTTTCGATTTACTGAGGCAGGTTTGATCCCACTATCGACCAATTGAATAATCCACGAGCGGACAACACCATAGTCTGCGGTTTCAGGGGTATGATCATGAAATACCTCGTTAATAAACGATTGAAACTGATCAAGATCGTTTTGATAAGCTGTAAGCGTGTGCTTGCTTACCCTTTTTTCAAACTGGAGGTATTTTAGAAAGGAATCGATCATGCGGTACTGCACAAATCCATCGGTAATACCAAAGTAAAAAAATAATCCCCAAGGGTAAAGTCCCCTGGGGATTATTGATTATTTTATAAATAATAAGGGAATATCTCCTGAAAAGGCAATTATGCGTTCTCCAAACCCTTCATGCGCTCACGGTAAGCAGCACGGATAATTTCGCTCCTGCGTCTTACAGAGGGTTTTTCGAATGCGGTGCGTGCACGTAATTCGCGAAGAACACCGGTTTTTTCGAATTTCTTCTTAAAACGCTTTAGCGCCTTGTCAATGGATTCGTTTTCTTTAATGTTGATTACAATCATCTCTTTCCGATTAGGGCTGCAAATATAACAATACAGCATCCATTTTTGCAAAAATCACTTTAACACCGCCCTGGAAATAACCAATTTCTGTATTTCCGAGGTACCCTCCCCGATCGTGCACAATTTGGCATCACGGTAGTATTTTTCAGCCGGAAAATCCTTGGTATAGCCATATCCGCCAAATATTTGAACGCCTTCGTTCGCAATTTCAACCGCTATTTCTGAGGCATAAAGCTTTGCCATGGCCGATTCTTTGTTGACGCTAAATCCTTTGTTTTTCAGGTCAGCCGCCCGATACGTGAGCAATTTCGCAGCTTCAATTTTGGTAGCCATGTCGGCCAATTTGAAGGCAATGCCCTGAAACGAGGATATTGGCTTGTTGAATTGATGCCTTTCTTTCGAGTATTGAAGGGCAGCTTCAAAAGCTCCCTGTGCAATGCCCAGGCTTAGTGCCGCAATAGAAATGCGGCCACCATCTAAAACTTTCATGGCCTGGATGAAACCTTCTCCCACCTCTCCCAATAATTGTGATTTGTGTATGCGGCAATCAGAAAAAATAAGCTCGGCAGTTTCAGATGCCCGCATTCCCAGCTTATTTTCCTTTTTTCCAGAGGTAAAACCCGGGGTTCCTTTTTCAATAACAAAGGCAGTCATGCCATGTGAATCACCAACCTCACCGGTACGAACAATTACAACAGCAACATCACCGGATTTTCCGTGTGTTATAAAATTTTTTGCTCCGTTAAGCACATAGTAATCGCCATCGGCCACGGCAACGGTGCGCATGTTCCCGGCATCTGATCCGGTGTTGGGCTCGGTTAGCCCCCACGCCCCTATCCACTCGGCAGTTGCCAGTTTGGGTAGATACTTTTGTTTTTGTTCTTCACTACCAAATTGCAGGATGTGGTTTGTACACAACGAATTGTGGGCAGCCATAGACAAACCTATGGAACCGTCTATTTTAGCCAACTCCGATATGGCCGTAACATATTCGAGGTATCCGAAACCGGCACCACCATAGGCTTCAGGTACGAGTACACCCATTAACCCAAGCTCACCCATTTTCTTAAACATTTTTATCGGGAATTCTTGGGACTCATCCCACTCCATCATAAAAGGTCTGATTTCACGATCGCCAAAATCACGCACCATTTGGGCGATCATTCGTTGGTTTTCGCTTTCCTCAAAGGAGATAATATCAGATGATTCAAGTAATGTGCTCATAATTTCGATTCAATTTTTTTAGGGTTACGAAGGTAGAGCATTTAACGCAATAGCCAAACGAATGTTAGTTTGTTTAGGTTAAATCTTTATTACTGCCTGTTTTAGAAGGCAAAACAGTTATTTTTGGGGTCTTTTTGTAGACCCATATGAAGATAACAGTAGTAGGAACAGGTTATGTTGGATTAGTAAGCGGCACCTGCTTTGCCGAAACAGGTAATACCGTAACCTGTGTTGATATTGATAGCGAGAAAGTTAAGAAGCTAAAAGGTGGTAAACTCACCATTTTTGAACCAGGCCTCGAGATCATTTTTGAACGGAATCTAAAGGAGGGCAGGTTATTTTTCACAACTGATTTACGTGAAGGTATCCAGGACGCGCAGGTAATCATGCTAGCATTACCCACCCCACCAGGAGCTGACGGTGCGGCCGACCTGCAGTATGTATTAAAAGTGGCAGGTCAACTTGGGCCTATGCTTGAAAAATACACGGTAATTGTAAATAAAAGTACAGTGCCTGTGGGTACGGCTGAAAAGGTTAGGGCTAAAGTAGCAGAAGGTGCCAACGTTGAATTTGATGTTGTTTCCAATCCGGAATTTTTGCGCGAAGGATTGGCCGTTGAAGATTTTATGAAACCCGAACGGGTGGTTATTGGAACACGTTCCCCCCGGGCACAGAAAATAATGGAGACCCTTTATGCACCGTTTGTGATGCAGGGCAATCCCGTAATTGTTATGGACGAGCCATCCGCAGAGCTTACAAAATATGCTGCCAATGCATTCCTGGCTACTAAGATTACGTTCATGAACGAGATCGCAAACCTGTGCGAGCGCCTGGGTGCAGATGTTGACCTTGTGCGTAAGGGCATGGGCACCGACAGCCGCATTGGCAAAAGGTTTTTATTTGCCGGCATTGGTTATGGAGGCAGTTGTTTTCCGAAAGATGTGCAGGCGCTTTCACAATCTGCGCAACAAGTGAAGTACGATTTCAAAATCCTTGATGCTGTGATGAATGTTAATGAGCATCAAAAAACAAAAATGATTGCCCGCATGAAGGAACATTTTAAAGATGGATTGAGGGGAAAGAAAATTGCAGTATGGGGCTTATCGTTTAAGCCACAAACCGATGACATACGGGAAGCACCGGCATTGTTGAACATTCAAGAATTGTTAGCGCTTGGGGCAACGGTGCACGTGCACGACCCTGAAGCTATGGAAAATGTGAAAAAGCAGTTGGGTGACAAAGTTACCTACCATACCAATTCCTATGATGCACTTGAAAATGCCGATGCGTTATTGATTGCCACGGAGTGGCCCGAGTACCGTACACCGGATTACGATAAGATGGCAACGCTTATGAATTCAAAAGCCATTTTTGACGGGCGGAACATCTATGATCTTTCAAATATTCGTGAACTTGGGTTCACTTACTATAGTATTGGTCGTGAAATCATAAAAAACTAAGAAATTGGCAAACAAGAAAAATATTCTGATTACCGGTGGTGCCGGATTTATCGGATCGCATGTGGTGCGGTTATTTGTACGCAAATACCCCCAATACCACATCCTTAACCTGGATAGTTTGACCTATGCCGGTAATCTGGAGAACTTAAGGGATGTGGAAAATGAACCCAATTACACCTTTATAAAGGGCAATATTTTGGACATCGAACTGCTGAACCGGATTTTTTCAGAAAACACAGTTCAGGGGGTAATTCACCTGGCAGCTGAGTCGCATGTTGATCGCTCCATACACAACCCGGATGAATTTGCCATGACCAATATTATTGGCACCATTCGTTTGCTTAAAGCTGCCCATACGGCATGGCAAGGGAAGATGAACGGAAAAATGTTTTACCACATCTCCACCGATGAAGTATACGGATCTATTGATGAAGGATATTTCACCGAAG is part of the Cyclobacteriaceae bacterium genome and harbors:
- a CDS encoding PA0069 family radical SAM protein; the protein is MDEYIKGRGSQLKTQNRFLKTSYVTDHIEGLDEALLSAPTTQVFYEQAKKIVNKVTSPDLGMMYSLNPYQGCEHGCIYCYARNTHEYYGFSAGLDFESKIMVKKNAPQLLEKFILHPDWQPVPISVSGNTDCYQPLERKLEITRGLLKVFAQYRHPLGMITKNSLILRDLDLLSDLAKDNLVHVYISITTLDENLRRIMEPRTASALKRLKTVEELAKAGVPVGIMNAPIVPGLNHHEIPMIMKAAADHGAQAAGMTIVRLNGAIGQLFEDWLQKNFPDRFDKVWNQIKSMHGGNVNDSQFGRRMMGEGNFAESIQQLFRASKKKYLAGRHMPAYDLSKFRKGGNLSLF
- a CDS encoding tyrosine-type recombinase/integrase, giving the protein MIDSFLKYLQFEKRVSKHTLTAYQNDLDQFQSFINEVFHDHTPETADYGVVRSWIIQLVDSGIKPASVNRKIASLKTFYKFLTREEVIKKNPMTKIRVLKTQKRLPSFVKETEIINLLDNVSFENTLEGWRDKLILEMFYSTGIRLSELITLKESQVDIHKTTIKVLGKRNKERVIPFPKSIVSTYESYHQIRNREVALKNHGFVFVTDTGEPCYPMMVYRIVKRYLNENTQTEKKSPHVLRHTYATHLLNKGAEINAVKDLLGHSSLAATQVYTHNSMEKIKKAYDQAHPKA
- a CDS encoding alpha/beta fold hydrolase; protein product: MKLFYREYGQGQPLIILHGLMGSSDNWLPQAKMLGEHYRVWVVDQRNHGQSPHSNEFNYTVLSNDILNFIQEHTIENPVIIGHSMGGKAAMNFALAHPDKLDKLIVVDIAPKAYDVRHDHIVEGLKAVPIDSIQSRQEANDSLAQHISSEAVRQFLLKNLMRKPEGGFGWRINLPVIDKNLEVISGGLVYQGVFQKKTLFIRGAKSDYILDEDRASIKKFFPASAIVTMDAGHWVQAERPEEFVQVILSFLNAG
- a CDS encoding acyl-CoA dehydrogenase, which gives rise to MSFEESENQRMIAQMVRDFGDREIRPFMMEWDESQEFPIKMFKKMGELGLMGVLVPEAYGGAGFGYLEYVTAISELAKIDGSIGLSMAAHNSLCTNHILQFGSEEQKQKYLPKLATAEWIGAWGLTEPNTGSDAGNMRTVAVADGDYYVLNGAKNFITHGKSGDVAVVIVRTGEVGDSHGMTAFVIEKGTPGFTSGKKENKLGMRASETAELIFSDCRIHKSQLLGEVGEGFIQAMKVLDGGRISIAALSLGIAQGAFEAALQYSKERHQFNKPISSFQGIAFKLADMATKIEAAKLLTYRAADLKNKGFSVNKESAMAKLYASEIAVEIANEGVQIFGGYGYTKDFPAEKYYRDAKLCTIGEGTSEIQKLVISRAVLK
- the raiA gene encoding ribosome-associated translation inhibitor RaiA encodes the protein MKLKVQSIHFDADRKLVDFIQKKVDKLETFFDRMVDGEVFLRLNNEGVENKTVEIKLNLPGNQLFAAEKARSFEAATDQATEALKNQLKKFKTKINGGRA
- a CDS encoding SAM-dependent methyltransferase is translated as MPGKGVLYLIPTSIADETTDRVIPDQVTETIKPLRYFLAEDIRTARRYLSSLKIFPVIEELQFNVLDKNTHVATLPGLLAPLMHGINVGVLSESGCPGVADPGSLAVAYAHQHNIRVVPLVGPSSILLALMASGLNGQRFAFQGYLPVDGTECRRAIKAFELESRTKSQTQIFIETPYRNNAVFANLLKSLQDETRLCVAVDITGKEESIKTLPVKTWKKLANSWPKLPAVFLFLA
- the rpsU gene encoding 30S ribosomal protein S21, producing MIVINIKENESIDKALKRFKKKFEKTGVLRELRARTAFEKPSVRRRSEIIRAAYRERMKGLENA
- the lysA gene encoding diaminopimelate decarboxylase produces the protein MELKEGSYVIQSIKALDIAEQFGTPVYVYDAEKIVHQLKTLKTAFADADVKIKYAVKALSNLAILRLLKKNGSGADVVSIQEAHLALKAGFSPSEIMFSPNCADFTEIEEAVKLGLVVNIDNIPFLKKFGVQYRSSYPCSIRLNPHIMAGGNIKISTGHSDSKFGISVYQLPQIMEVVSQYNIQIQGLHIHTGSDITETDVFLKMADIFFSVARDFPDLKFIDFGSGFKVAYKEGDRVTNVFDLGLKLTESFRLFCEEYGRKLELWLEPGKFIVSESGHLLAKTTLVKSTPSTTFVGVNTGLNHLLRPMMYDAYHHILNISNPTGEQKVYTVVGYICETDTLGAERKLNEVQEGDVLAIKNAGAYGFSMASNYNSRLRPAEVLVINNEAKLIREREVFEDLVKGQIEIDL
- a CDS encoding UDP-glucose/GDP-mannose dehydrogenase family protein; this translates as MKITVVGTGYVGLVSGTCFAETGNTVTCVDIDSEKVKKLKGGKLTIFEPGLEIIFERNLKEGRLFFTTDLREGIQDAQVIMLALPTPPGADGAADLQYVLKVAGQLGPMLEKYTVIVNKSTVPVGTAEKVRAKVAEGANVEFDVVSNPEFLREGLAVEDFMKPERVVIGTRSPRAQKIMETLYAPFVMQGNPVIVMDEPSAELTKYAANAFLATKITFMNEIANLCERLGADVDLVRKGMGTDSRIGKRFLFAGIGYGGSCFPKDVQALSQSAQQVKYDFKILDAVMNVNEHQKTKMIARMKEHFKDGLRGKKIAVWGLSFKPQTDDIREAPALLNIQELLALGATVHVHDPEAMENVKKQLGDKVTYHTNSYDALENADALLIATEWPEYRTPDYDKMATLMNSKAIFDGRNIYDLSNIRELGFTYYSIGREIIKN
- the metK gene encoding methionine adenosyltransferase, producing the protein MPYLFTSESVSEGHPDKVADQISDALIDYFLAYDPNSKVACETLVTTGQVVLAGEVKSEAYLDVQDIAREVIRKIGYTKSEYMFEANSCGILSAIHEQSPDINQGVERKKKEEQGAGDQGMMFGYATNETDNYMPLPLEIAHSLLRELAAIRREGKQMTYLRPDSKSQVTIEYDDNNQPVRIDAIVVSTQHDDFDKDAPMLKKIKEDVINILVPRVMRKLPKRVHKLFNSDIKYFINPTGKFVIGGPHGDTGLTGRKIIVDTYGGKGAHGGGAFSGKDPSKVDRSAAYATRHIAKNLVAAGVCDEVLVQVAYAIGVARPVGLYVNTYGTAKVNLNDGEIAKRIEKIFDMRPYFIEQRFKLRSPIYAETAAYGHMGRETKVVEKIFNKGKKSEKRVKVELFPWEKLDYVEQVQKVFKLK